In Spirosoma aureum, a single genomic region encodes these proteins:
- a CDS encoding WD40/YVTN/BNR-like repeat-containing protein has protein sequence MKYIVLFFIGIVANSFVNSPAWAQASIPTDTAVNPVFKGMAWRNIGPTRGGRSLGAAGSPSRKQEYYFGAVGGGLWKTTDGGQSWAPVTDGQLKSSSVGAVAVAESNPDIVYIGTGETQLRGNIMQGDGVYKTTNAGKTWTNIGLKNTQAIARVRIHPTNPDIVFVAALGHPYGPNEERGIFRTNDGGKTWKKVLYKGDKAGGVDVIIDRKNPNVLYASIWEVYRKPWKMWGGGGASGLFKSTDGGDTWTELTRKPGMPKGTVGKIGVTVSPVDPNRVWAIVEAEDGGVYRSDDAGMTWKHVNDERKLRQRAFYYSRIYADPLDKNGVYCLNVNFYKSTDGGVKFNKSITVPHGDNHDLWIDPADSTRMITSNDGGGAVSVNGGKTWTDENFPTAQLYHITATSDFPYHIAGAQQDNTTVAVASEGWTNKLVKSNSIKKAEWMYEVGGGESGYIAQDPKNPDIFYAGSQGALLTRYDRSTGQTRDVQVYPRFFSGEPASALPERWQWTYPIVFSPKDPNRLYVCSQHVWVSTSEGQSWEKISPDLTLADTTTLGKSGGVITMDMNGPEIYATVFALAPSYHDVNTIWAGSDDGLIHITRDHGKTWQNITPPDLPKHTRVSIIEASHHKPGTAYVAAKRYQMDDRTPYIYKTNDYGKTWKKIITGLQSDDFAHTIREDITRPGLLYAGMEHGVWVSFNDGDTWQPLQFKLPDTQIADIQVTEKDVVLGTHGRSIYILDDIAPVREFTSDLAKKPVHLFKPYYAVRRVQPAVFQYYLAKQVDSLKIEILDAAGAIIQSFKGNKPTNPKDNEDDDDDAGKPKVKLPTTAAGLNRYEWDLRYPGATYFKGMIMWGARPTSGPLALPGQYQVRLTVGDQSFTQPFEIRLDPRLKGVTTADVDEQFKMAMKLRDQTSKANEAVIQIRTLKEKLSKQPDSPSNRKLKEQLSIIEENLYQIRNQSGQDPLNFPIKLNNRLASLWRSVENGDAKPTDGSYKVYEELSADLDKQMAELDVLLKTKTVKSIGM, from the coding sequence ATGAAGTACATAGTTTTATTTTTTATCGGCATTGTTGCCAATTCATTCGTAAATAGTCCGGCATGGGCACAGGCCTCGATCCCCACCGATACAGCAGTTAATCCTGTTTTTAAAGGCATGGCCTGGCGCAATATTGGGCCTACCCGAGGTGGGCGGTCGCTGGGCGCAGCAGGTTCGCCCAGCCGCAAACAGGAATATTATTTTGGTGCAGTGGGCGGTGGATTGTGGAAAACTACCGATGGTGGCCAAAGTTGGGCACCCGTCACAGATGGTCAGCTAAAGAGCTCGTCGGTAGGAGCGGTAGCCGTGGCAGAGTCCAATCCAGATATAGTTTACATTGGAACTGGCGAAACCCAGTTGCGAGGAAACATCATGCAGGGAGATGGCGTCTACAAAACAACCAATGCTGGTAAGACCTGGACTAATATCGGTCTGAAAAATACGCAGGCGATTGCTCGTGTTCGAATACATCCAACAAATCCAGATATTGTATTCGTAGCGGCACTTGGTCACCCCTATGGCCCGAATGAGGAACGCGGCATTTTCAGAACGAATGACGGGGGGAAAACCTGGAAAAAAGTACTTTATAAGGGTGATAAGGCAGGAGGAGTAGATGTAATCATTGACCGAAAGAACCCAAACGTTCTTTATGCCTCGATTTGGGAAGTCTACCGGAAACCCTGGAAAATGTGGGGTGGTGGCGGTGCGTCAGGCCTGTTCAAATCCACGGATGGAGGAGATACCTGGACCGAATTAACTCGTAAACCAGGTATGCCAAAAGGAACTGTCGGTAAGATTGGGGTAACTGTCTCACCAGTCGATCCAAACCGGGTCTGGGCAATTGTGGAAGCAGAAGATGGTGGTGTTTACCGCTCAGATGATGCTGGAATGACCTGGAAGCACGTCAATGACGAACGGAAATTGCGCCAGCGTGCCTTTTATTATTCTCGTATTTATGCCGATCCACTCGACAAAAATGGTGTCTACTGCCTGAATGTTAACTTTTACAAATCGACGGATGGTGGCGTCAAGTTCAACAAATCAATTACCGTACCTCACGGAGATAATCACGATCTATGGATTGACCCCGCCGACTCTACCCGCATGATTACCTCTAATGACGGCGGAGGAGCGGTTTCGGTCAATGGCGGCAAAACCTGGACCGACGAGAACTTTCCAACGGCCCAATTGTATCACATTACCGCGACCAGCGATTTTCCTTATCACATTGCAGGGGCACAACAGGATAACACAACTGTAGCTGTTGCGAGTGAGGGCTGGACGAATAAACTGGTAAAGAGCAATAGCATTAAAAAAGCAGAATGGATGTATGAAGTAGGTGGAGGAGAAAGCGGTTATATTGCCCAGGACCCTAAGAACCCTGATATCTTTTATGCAGGTAGTCAAGGAGCATTATTAACCCGCTACGACCGATCGACCGGGCAAACCCGTGATGTGCAGGTGTATCCTCGTTTCTTTTCGGGTGAGCCGGCCAGTGCACTTCCTGAGCGCTGGCAGTGGACATACCCAATTGTGTTTTCTCCCAAAGACCCAAACCGCTTATATGTCTGTTCTCAACACGTTTGGGTATCAACCAGTGAAGGTCAGAGTTGGGAAAAAATCAGCCCAGATTTAACGTTAGCGGATACAACGACACTTGGCAAAAGCGGTGGGGTTATTACTATGGACATGAACGGTCCTGAAATCTACGCAACCGTATTTGCGCTTGCTCCTTCTTACCACGATGTCAACACGATATGGGCCGGTTCGGACGATGGTCTGATTCATATAACGCGCGATCATGGCAAAACCTGGCAGAATATTACCCCGCCAGACTTGCCTAAGCACACCCGTGTGAGTATTATAGAAGCCTCGCATCACAAACCCGGAACTGCCTATGTAGCCGCCAAACGCTATCAGATGGATGATCGGACGCCTTACATCTACAAAACGAATGATTACGGCAAAACCTGGAAAAAGATCATTACCGGGCTTCAATCTGATGATTTTGCCCACACGATTCGGGAGGATATCACGCGCCCTGGGCTGCTTTATGCGGGGATGGAACATGGTGTCTGGGTTTCATTTAACGATGGCGATACCTGGCAACCACTTCAGTTTAAATTGCCTGATACGCAGATTGCCGATATTCAGGTTACGGAAAAAGATGTTGTACTTGGTACGCATGGTCGGTCGATCTATATACTGGACGATATTGCACCCGTTCGCGAGTTTACGTCCGATCTGGCCAAGAAACCAGTTCATCTGTTTAAGCCTTATTATGCAGTCAGAAGGGTACAGCCAGCCGTATTTCAGTATTATTTAGCTAAACAGGTCGACAGTCTTAAAATCGAAATCCTGGATGCTGCCGGAGCGATTATACAGTCATTTAAGGGCAATAAACCAACGAACCCCAAAGACAATGAGGATGACGACGATGATGCCGGGAAACCAAAGGTCAAATTGCCGACAACGGCCGCTGGGTTGAATCGGTACGAATGGGATCTCCGATATCCGGGAGCTACTTACTTCAAAGGCATGATCATGTGGGGAGCACGTCCAACGTCGGGTCCATTGGCCTTACCGGGTCAATATCAGGTCCGGCTAACCGTGGGCGATCAATCATTTACACAGCCCTTCGAGATCAGACTCGATCCCCGGTTAAAGGGTGTTACCACCGCCGATGTTGATGAGCAATTCAAGATGGCGATGAAACTGCGTGACCAGACCAGTAAAGCAAACGAAGCGGTAATTCAGATAAGGACGCTAAAAGAAAAGCTGTCCAAACAACCCGACAGTCCGTCTAATAGAAAGCTGAAAGAACAGCTAAGTATTATTGAAGAGAATCTATATCAAATTCGGAACCAGAGTGGACAGGACCCATTGAACTTTCCAATCAAACTGAACAATCGACTGGCTTCGCTATGGCGGAGTGTGGAAAACGGCGATGCTAAACCTACAGACGGTTCTTACAAAGTATATGAAGAATTGTCTGCTGATCTGGACAAGCAAATGGCAGAACTAGATGTATTGTTAAAAACAAAGACGGTGAAAAGTATTGGTATGTGA
- a CDS encoding TonB-dependent receptor: MNYVLYLLISLCSFELLAQPIQVQDKGTLQPIENVEIRKAGSGLATLYFTNRLGIADITSASDSDTLVFQHIGYRTAKFTLAQIRATNFIVLVAEKQRELNEVIVAANRTTELQSRVAQPIRVFTRNELRFLNQPTMAEVLQQSGHVLVQKSQLGGGSPILRGFEANKVLIVVDGVRMNNAIFRGGHLQNILTVDNASVDRMEIAMGPGSVVYGSDALGGVIYVQTLTPKLSNSGTIALNATGFVRYGSAMKEKTVHADWNLGFRKWALATSITASDFGDLRQGAQRNDDIGQLGLRPFYAGFENKTDVKLTNPDPNVQVSSGYKQIDLLQKVLFQPNDRTHHLLNIQYSTSTDIPRYDRLTETDASGNLSHAQWFYGPQKRLLTSYGLTKKFTAGITDELNVIAAYQSIEESRHNRRFGNYGLQHRVEQVNVWTLNADLKKKLATNHTLRYGLEGTYNTVRSTAYRENVQTGKIDPLDTRYPDGGANTQSLSGYVSGTMDVSDRSTMTYGARYAYNRLFAKFNDKTFFPFPFNDITQQSGALTGSLGWVTRLPGEWRLAGSLSSGYRVPNVDDLAKVFESVAGTLIVPNPNLKPERTYSLDAGVRKQLIDRITLEVEGFYTVYNNAITTQAGTLNGQTQIDYNGRTSRIVMQGNSQQARLYGVNTQLTAELSSSLTIFGTLTYTRGRILTDTTAYPLDHIPPIYGKGGLRLTIKQFQVEANVLFNGWKRLSDYNLVGEDNIAYATSLGMPAWQTINLRASYQVNRHLQIQASLENILDRNYRVFASGISAPGRNLVLSLRGTL; this comes from the coding sequence ATGAATTATGTCCTCTATTTGCTGATCAGTCTTTGCTCTTTTGAACTATTAGCACAACCAATCCAAGTGCAGGATAAAGGCACACTTCAGCCCATCGAAAATGTAGAAATCAGAAAGGCCGGATCCGGATTGGCGACACTTTACTTTACCAATCGCCTGGGAATCGCGGATATTACCAGTGCGTCAGATTCTGATACGCTGGTTTTTCAGCACATAGGTTATCGAACAGCTAAGTTTACGCTGGCTCAGATTCGCGCGACGAACTTCATTGTACTGGTAGCGGAAAAGCAACGGGAGTTAAACGAAGTGATCGTCGCTGCCAATCGTACAACAGAACTTCAATCACGCGTTGCGCAGCCCATCCGCGTATTTACGCGCAACGAACTACGTTTTTTGAATCAGCCAACTATGGCTGAGGTATTGCAGCAAAGTGGCCATGTATTGGTCCAGAAAAGCCAGTTGGGTGGGGGTAGCCCAATTCTTCGCGGGTTTGAAGCCAATAAAGTCCTGATTGTGGTCGATGGGGTACGAATGAACAATGCCATTTTTCGGGGTGGGCATTTACAGAATATCCTGACAGTCGACAACGCCAGTGTCGACCGAATGGAAATAGCCATGGGGCCAGGTTCTGTTGTTTATGGCAGTGATGCATTGGGGGGCGTTATTTACGTTCAAACGCTGACACCCAAACTGAGTAATTCGGGCACAATCGCCCTAAACGCTACTGGTTTTGTTCGGTATGGTAGCGCGATGAAGGAGAAAACAGTTCACGCGGACTGGAATCTTGGCTTTCGGAAGTGGGCGCTTGCAACCAGCATAACCGCATCTGATTTTGGAGATCTTCGTCAGGGTGCCCAGCGCAACGATGATATTGGACAGTTGGGTTTGCGACCTTTCTATGCTGGCTTCGAAAATAAAACCGATGTTAAGTTAACCAACCCAGACCCGAATGTCCAGGTGTCTTCCGGCTATAAACAGATTGACCTGTTGCAGAAAGTGCTGTTTCAACCTAATGATCGGACGCATCATCTCTTGAATATTCAGTATTCGACAAGCACCGATATTCCGCGCTATGACCGATTGACCGAAACCGACGCCAGTGGAAACCTGAGCCATGCTCAGTGGTTTTACGGCCCACAGAAACGCCTGTTAACTTCCTATGGGCTGACCAAAAAGTTTACAGCTGGCATCACCGACGAACTGAATGTAATAGCGGCATATCAGTCCATAGAGGAAAGCCGTCATAACCGCCGATTCGGGAATTATGGACTGCAACACCGCGTAGAACAAGTAAATGTTTGGACACTGAATGCCGATTTGAAAAAGAAACTCGCCACGAACCATACCTTGCGCTATGGCCTGGAAGGAACGTATAATACCGTTCGGTCAACAGCTTACCGGGAAAATGTTCAAACCGGCAAGATTGACCCACTGGATACCCGATACCCCGATGGAGGAGCCAATACGCAATCGCTGTCGGGTTATGTTTCAGGAACGATGGATGTAAGTGACCGATCAACGATGACCTATGGTGCCCGGTATGCCTACAACCGATTATTTGCCAAATTCAATGATAAAACGTTTTTCCCCTTTCCCTTCAACGACATTACTCAACAGTCGGGTGCGTTGACGGGTAGTCTTGGCTGGGTAACCCGTCTCCCAGGCGAATGGCGGTTGGCAGGTTCGCTCTCATCGGGTTATCGCGTGCCGAATGTCGATGATCTGGCCAAAGTATTTGAGTCGGTGGCTGGTACACTCATTGTCCCGAATCCGAATTTAAAACCAGAGCGAACCTACTCACTGGATGCGGGTGTTCGCAAACAACTAATAGACCGGATCACATTGGAAGTGGAAGGATTCTATACGGTTTATAACAACGCCATAACCACGCAGGCTGGCACCCTTAACGGGCAAACTCAAATCGACTACAATGGGCGAACCAGTCGAATTGTTATGCAGGGCAATTCGCAGCAGGCCCGATTATATGGTGTGAATACCCAGCTAACGGCCGAGCTTTCGTCATCACTAACAATTTTCGGCACCCTGACCTATACACGAGGTCGCATTTTGACCGACACAACGGCCTATCCTCTGGATCACATCCCACCAATTTACGGAAAGGGTGGCCTCCGCTTAACCATCAAACAATTTCAGGTAGAAGCAAATGTATTATTCAATGGCTGGAAACGGTTAAGTGATTACAATTTGGTTGGCGAAGATAACATTGCCTATGCTACTTCGCTGGGTATGCCAGCCTGGCAAACAATTAACTTAAGGGCTAGCTATCAAGTAAATCGGCATCTGCAGATTCAGGCTTCACTGGAAAATATTCTGGATCGAAATTATCGGGTTTTCGCGTCAGGTATCAGTGCACCGGGTCGAAACCTAGTGCTTAGTTTACGAGGAACGTTGTAA
- a CDS encoding VPS10 domain-containing protein, giving the protein MVNRRFTVSISTLLLLVLLPGFVLAQRKAKPVIKPKTPQTSDSLINAMRWRNIGPFRAGRALGVAGHPNQPLTYYFGATGGGVWKTTDGGGNWTMVSDTTFKSSSVGAIGVAPSDPNIVYVGMGESDIRSNIANGDGVYKSTDAGKTWKHVGLKMADAIGNVEIHPQNPDVVYVAALGNPFAPNKERGVFRTTDGGKTWKAVLTKNDSTGAATVKIDPNNPSIIYASMWQAYRNSYKMSSGGPGSGLFKSTDGGDTWVNLSNKPGMPKGILGKIGIVVSPANSNRLYAMVENAKGGLYRSDDGGDTWQLINEDKNLWQRPWYYMMMGADPQDENGLIVLNVNAMKSFDGGKTFKVLGVHHGDTHDIWWNPKNSQNFIIADDGGAEVTYNGGATFSDIDVPTCQFYHVAVDNDFPYNLYGAQQDNSSIRIASRTTGYSIGKSDWYAVSGGESGYITPEPNNPDVTYGGSYDGLITRYDKKTDQNQVINVYPEYFMGSPSSARKYRFQWTYPIVFSPHDNKTLYITSQYLHRSTDYGHSWEDISPDLTRNDPKTQGDTGGPITKDNTGAETFPTIFTFAESPVEKNVFWAGSDDGLMHISRDGAKTWQNITPPASMLPELAIMSMVHPSDHTPGKAYLAAKRYMSGDRTPYMFKTTDYGKTWIAIKSGIPADEHCHVIREDPNKAGLLFAGTERGVYVSFNDGISWEKLSLNLPVTPVRDLQIHKREKDLVIATHGLAFWIMDDITPLHELMDLKQANKSVTSVYLFKPRHAYRMDGGAGSPRRGTPLDEGENAPNGVITRYYLKSKPKKELRLVYMTTSNDTIITYSNIKDKKGQPFKVMNEFYQDEVAPKSGMATANPGMNVFVWDMRYPDAATVEGTNVMWSGRGTGAKVVPGNYKVRLLLGDSLIAEQPIEIRKDPRLTTTIAELQEQFDLLQKINGKLSEAHKSINQLRQIRNQINTYTNGVKEPKVAEKFKNAAKPILEELDKIESTLMQPKSKAGQDALAYPIRLNDKMAGVGSAVSSADAKPTKSSYAVYDDLAKQIDTAVNKLKEVVNTQVPTFNKVVTEQQVPAIIIN; this is encoded by the coding sequence ATGGTAAATCGAAGATTTACTGTCAGTATTAGTACTTTATTGCTACTGGTATTGTTGCCTGGTTTTGTACTCGCTCAACGGAAAGCGAAACCAGTTATAAAGCCCAAGACACCTCAGACTTCTGACAGCCTTATCAATGCAATGCGATGGCGCAACATTGGTCCCTTTCGGGCAGGCCGGGCCTTGGGCGTTGCTGGTCATCCGAATCAGCCCCTAACCTACTATTTTGGCGCAACCGGTGGAGGTGTCTGGAAAACGACCGACGGAGGAGGCAACTGGACGATGGTTTCAGATACTACTTTCAAGTCCAGTTCTGTAGGCGCAATTGGTGTAGCGCCTTCCGACCCCAACATTGTGTATGTCGGGATGGGAGAGTCTGATATTCGAAGTAACATTGCCAACGGTGATGGTGTCTATAAGTCAACTGATGCCGGCAAAACGTGGAAGCATGTTGGTCTGAAGATGGCCGACGCCATCGGTAATGTTGAGATCCATCCGCAAAATCCCGACGTTGTTTACGTAGCGGCACTGGGTAATCCATTTGCACCCAATAAAGAAAGAGGAGTATTTCGCACAACCGATGGAGGTAAAACCTGGAAAGCGGTACTCACCAAAAACGACAGTACCGGGGCAGCCACTGTGAAAATTGACCCCAATAATCCGTCGATTATCTATGCCTCAATGTGGCAGGCATACCGTAACAGTTATAAGATGAGTAGTGGCGGGCCCGGAAGCGGTCTGTTTAAATCCACAGATGGAGGAGACACCTGGGTAAACCTGAGTAACAAGCCCGGTATGCCAAAGGGAATACTGGGCAAAATCGGGATTGTCGTTTCACCGGCTAACTCGAATCGTCTTTACGCTATGGTCGAAAACGCCAAAGGTGGTTTATACCGCTCCGATGATGGTGGAGATACGTGGCAACTGATTAACGAGGACAAAAACTTGTGGCAACGCCCCTGGTACTACATGATGATGGGGGCTGATCCGCAGGATGAGAATGGATTGATTGTTCTGAACGTCAATGCCATGAAATCCTTTGATGGAGGCAAAACATTCAAAGTTCTTGGTGTTCACCATGGGGATACGCACGATATCTGGTGGAACCCAAAAAATTCGCAGAACTTTATCATTGCCGATGATGGCGGTGCTGAAGTGACCTACAATGGTGGCGCTACCTTTTCAGACATCGACGTGCCGACCTGCCAGTTTTATCATGTTGCAGTGGATAATGATTTTCCATACAATCTATACGGTGCTCAACAGGATAATTCATCCATACGGATTGCTAGTCGCACGACGGGTTATTCCATTGGCAAATCCGATTGGTATGCAGTATCGGGTGGTGAATCAGGATACATAACGCCCGAACCCAATAACCCTGATGTAACGTATGGGGGCAGTTATGATGGTCTGATTACGCGCTACGACAAAAAGACGGATCAAAATCAAGTCATCAATGTGTACCCGGAATACTTTATGGGATCGCCATCTTCGGCCCGGAAATACCGGTTTCAGTGGACATATCCCATTGTTTTCTCCCCACACGACAACAAAACCCTGTACATTACCTCCCAGTATCTACACCGCAGTACCGACTATGGTCATTCGTGGGAGGATATAAGCCCGGATCTGACTCGCAATGATCCCAAAACTCAGGGCGATACTGGCGGCCCTATTACCAAAGACAACACCGGTGCCGAAACTTTTCCTACGATTTTCACTTTTGCTGAATCGCCTGTCGAGAAGAACGTATTCTGGGCGGGGTCAGACGATGGATTGATGCACATCAGCCGCGACGGTGCCAAAACCTGGCAGAACATCACCCCTCCAGCGTCAATGTTACCTGAATTGGCTATTATGAGTATGGTCCATCCATCTGATCATACACCCGGTAAAGCCTATTTAGCGGCCAAACGCTATATGTCGGGCGATCGGACACCGTATATGTTCAAGACAACCGATTATGGGAAGACCTGGATCGCTATCAAATCGGGTATTCCTGCTGATGAGCATTGCCATGTGATTCGTGAAGACCCCAATAAAGCCGGACTGTTATTCGCCGGAACAGAGCGGGGCGTTTATGTATCGTTTAACGATGGCATTTCGTGGGAGAAGCTGAGTTTGAACTTGCCCGTTACCCCTGTTCGTGATCTACAAATTCATAAGCGTGAAAAGGATCTGGTTATTGCAACGCATGGATTAGCCTTCTGGATTATGGACGATATCACACCCCTCCATGAGCTGATGGACTTAAAACAGGCAAATAAATCAGTGACTTCTGTTTACTTGTTCAAACCTCGCCATGCTTATCGGATGGATGGTGGAGCTGGAAGTCCCCGGCGTGGTACCCCGTTAGATGAAGGCGAAAATGCACCTAACGGGGTCATTACCCGCTATTATCTAAAAAGTAAACCGAAAAAGGAACTGCGCCTGGTATATATGACTACTTCAAATGATACCATCATAACGTATTCAAATATAAAAGACAAAAAAGGACAGCCCTTTAAGGTCATGAATGAGTTTTATCAGGATGAAGTGGCACCGAAGTCGGGTATGGCTACAGCAAATCCAGGCATGAACGTATTTGTCTGGGATATGCGCTACCCGGATGCAGCCACTGTTGAGGGAACCAACGTCATGTGGTCTGGTCGCGGAACTGGAGCTAAAGTCGTGCCGGGTAACTATAAGGTTCGACTTCTGCTAGGTGATTCGTTAATTGCGGAGCAACCTATCGAAATTCGGAAAGACCCGCGACTGACGACAACGATTGCTGAGTTACAGGAACAGTTTGACTTACTGCAAAAAATAAATGGCAAGCTATCAGAAGCTCATAAGTCAATTAACCAGCTTCGGCAAATTCGGAACCAAATCAATACCTATACGAACGGCGTTAAAGAACCGAAAGTCGCGGAAAAATTCAAAAATGCAGCCAAACCTATTTTGGAGGAATTAGACAAAATTGAATCCACGCTCATGCAGCCAAAGTCGAAAGCGGGTCAGGATGCGCTGGCTTACCCTATCCGCCTGAACGATAAGATGGCGGGAGTAGGTTCGGCTGTTTCATCTGCGGATGCAAAACCAACTAAGTCATCCTATGCCGTCTATGACGATCTGGCAAAGCAAATCGATACGGCGGTCAATAAGTTGAAAGAAGTAGTTAACACTCAGGTACCGACATTTAATAAGGTCGTAACCGAGCAGCAGGTGCCAGCCATTATTATTAATTAA
- a CDS encoding PepSY-associated TM helix domain-containing protein, producing MISDKTVYSLHRISGLVGGLFILIITITGSILVVDRQVDNLLNPNQTHLESVGQRQSYGKLLAVVHSQYPTAQIRSIQLSESHKEEAVRVDLMDNGVWKWIELNPYTGTIIGARNAEATLVRRARELHENLLLEPVGGFIMGLAGICLLASVLTGTWYYRRSLLSVFKIGVRWNKSARIVYADIHKWLGVVALLFMLMMSATGIFFHWEQIERKFGDGQKTEQTQLVPIAFERIQIDSSIAIAKGSIADFQPELIDFPIPGDSTLVIRGNMPHSIRMLGKYNVSATVDARNGHYISGFDARSADLEYIAEHIFEELHFGRYGGWISQVIYILFALTTAVVTITGLLIWLVKR from the coding sequence ATGATCTCTGATAAAACAGTTTATAGTCTGCACCGCATCTCAGGTTTAGTAGGTGGCTTATTTATTCTTATCATCACAATAACCGGCTCGATTCTGGTCGTTGATCGGCAAGTCGATAACCTGTTGAATCCAAATCAAACCCATCTCGAGTCAGTTGGCCAGAGGCAATCGTATGGTAAGTTACTGGCGGTGGTACACTCACAGTATCCTACTGCTCAGATCCGAAGTATTCAACTGTCGGAAAGCCATAAAGAGGAGGCTGTCCGGGTTGATTTGATGGATAATGGCGTTTGGAAATGGATCGAGCTCAATCCCTATACTGGTACGATAATTGGCGCACGAAATGCTGAAGCAACGCTTGTCCGACGGGCGCGGGAGCTGCATGAAAATCTACTATTGGAGCCCGTTGGCGGCTTTATTATGGGGCTGGCAGGTATCTGTCTACTGGCCTCTGTACTAACCGGCACCTGGTATTACCGACGTTCGTTGCTGAGTGTATTCAAAATAGGCGTTCGCTGGAATAAGTCGGCCCGAATTGTCTATGCCGATATTCATAAATGGCTGGGTGTGGTTGCCTTGCTGTTTATGCTGATGATGAGCGCGACGGGAATTTTCTTTCACTGGGAGCAAATCGAGCGGAAATTTGGAGACGGGCAAAAAACAGAACAAACCCAACTAGTTCCAATCGCATTCGAACGGATTCAGATCGACTCGTCAATTGCAATTGCCAAAGGGTCTATTGCTGATTTTCAGCCGGAGTTAATCGACTTTCCAATTCCGGGCGACAGCACATTGGTTATTCGTGGGAATATGCCGCACAGCATTCGGATGCTTGGCAAGTATAATGTCTCGGCGACTGTAGATGCCCGAAACGGCCACTATATAAGTGGGTTCGATGCCCGCAGTGCTGATCTGGAGTACATCGCCGAACACATTTTTGAGGAATTACATTTTGGTCGGTATGGTGGCTGGATTTCTCAGGTTATTTATATCCTGTTTGCGTTAACAACCGCTGTTGTAACGATCACAGGTCTTCTTATCTGGTTGGTTAAGCGTTAA